From the Phyllopteryx taeniolatus isolate TA_2022b chromosome 20, UOR_Ptae_1.2, whole genome shotgun sequence genome, one window contains:
- the tlr22 gene encoding toll-like receptor 22 translates to MDLIVRLEPRLRLDSPMMEDDVIGIGRPLLFSFCFLFSWSLNSCVGFALKDCRISKDNAICSASNLQAVPGDIPASVKTFDLAVNKISKIRAGDFINYTALLQLDLKRNHISQIEKGSFTSLRSLRKLNLNNNRLAQLGDVFGGLSNLTELRLMSNDITTVAPSSFQPLTNLTVLDLSFNKLKHLTKVHYALQHLPNLQYLFIRKIGLTIFQSWELTNSTVGLAYLDMSQNYIDVFSISADVFQNLTWLNIGGSQRKQKLSWEIGEPAGLSRVTTLDISGLHLAQKDARALFQSLNFSLSTLRMNTMKCNLRELLNMSCTIPTLTQLQIRRNTLRQVDSRLLRLCSSVTNLDLADNRIQNMFNDSFRALQGLKRLTLSRNRLALVPPAVRNLTRLLELDLSSNNISSLGCQDFAELGNLRVLGLDQNSISTVNQCVFKDLTKLEVLKLQINQITDLNSAFKIYLPNLRQLKLDQNKLTAIRLGDFEGLRSIQNLSMQRNQLRKLENGSFVGLTMLTDILLQSNEIQETDITAGVFNDLISLRKLSLLDNRIKYKSSSALPSAPFSRLSRLETLAMAGQHSRGRFQLPRNFLQGLTNLLIFDARNVHLTSLHQDTFKYTPRLQKLDISSNELTDVSPRLFDPIQDLRSLYISRTSLLSLDFLNDANLTNLEFLQARRNQYSVITKEQMGALPALVYLDLQGNSFLCACDNTWFLQWLNKTETQVFDAYNFVCNYPQHLKGIKLLDLDVRSCSIDVEFIYFISTTCAILLFQLAAFTYHFLRWQLAYAYHLFLALLYKRKFRNRQPECLYDAFVSYNTHDEDWVFRELLPKLEEEQGWKLCLHHRDFEPGKPIIDNITQAIYASRKTICVISRRYLESEWCSREIQVASFRLFDEHKDVLILVFLEDIPVWELSPYYRMRKLLKKWTFLSWPRAAQCTDLFWEKLRQALKTRNNVGGELLLLTVKDST, encoded by the exons ATGGACTTAATTGTACGTTTGGAGCCAAGATTACGACTGGATTCTCCCATGATGGAAGATGATGTGATCGGAATTGGACGACCCTTATTGtttagcttttgttttttattctctTGGTCCCTCAACAGTTGCGTTGGATTCGCACTGAAGGACTGTCGAATAAGCAAGGACAACGCCATTTGTTCGGCCAGCAATCTACAAGCTGTCCCTGGGGACATCCCGGCATCGGTCAAAACCTTTGACTTGGCTGTGAACAAAATATCTAAGATCCGAGCGGGTGATTTCATCAATTACACGGCCCTGTTGCAGTTAGACCTAAAACGCAACCACATTTCCCAGATAGAAAAAGGTTCCTTTACCAGCCTGCGCTCACTCCGAAAGTTAAATCTGAATAATAACCGTCTGGCACAACTGGGAGATGTTTTTGGTGGTTTGAGCAACCTGACCGAGCTAAGACTAATGAGCAATGACATTACAACTGTGGCCCCTTCCTCCTTTCAGCCCCTGACAAATTTGACTGTCTTGGACCTGTCGTTCAACAAATTGAAGCACTTGACAAAGGTTCACTATGCATTACAACATTTACCAAATCTGCAGTATCTGTTCATTAGGAAAATCGGTTTAACCATTTTCCAGTCCTGGGAACTGACCAACAGCACAGTGGGCCTAGCATACCTTGACATGTCTCAGAATTACATCGATGTCTTCAGTATCAGCGCagatgttttccaaaacctcACTTGGCTGAATATCGGCGGTTCTCAGAGAAAGCAGAAGTTGTCATGGGAGATTGGTGAGCCGGCGGGACTCAGCCGGGTAACCACGCTGGATATCAGTGGACTTCACTTGGCACAGAAAGATGCCAGAGCGCTTTTCCAGAGCTTAAACTTCTCGCTGAGCACTCTAAGGATGAACACGATGAAATGCAACCTCAGAGAGCTGCTCAACATGTCCTGCACCATCCCGACACTAACACAGTTGCAAATCAGACGCAACACACTTCGGCAGGTCGATTCCCGTTTGCTACGGCTGTGCTCCTCCGTCACCAACTTGGATTTAGCTGACAATCGCATTCAAAACATGTTCAACGACTCTTTCAGAGCACTTCAAGGTCTGAAGAGGTTGACGCTCAGCCGAAACAGGCTCGCGTTGGTCCCACCTGCCGTTAGGAATTTGACGAGACTTCTGGAACTGGACCTGAGCTCCAACAACATCAGCTCTCTCGGGTGTCAAGATTTTGCGGAGCTCGGCAACCTCAGAGTGCTCGGCCTTGATCAGAACTCCATCTCGACTGTGAATCAGTGTGTGTTCAAGGATCTGACCAAACTTGAGGTCCTCAAACTGCAGATAAACCAAATTACTGACTTGAACAGCGCTTTTAAAATATACTTGCCAAATCTTAGACAGCTGAAACTGGATCAGAATAAACTTACCGCAATTCGACTGGGAGACTTTGAGGGCTTGCGGTCTATCCAGAACTTATCAATGCAGAGAAATCAACTCCGCAAGCTTGAAAATGGTTCATTTGTCGGCCTAACGATGCTCACAGACATTCTGCTGCAATCCAATGAGATCCAAGAGACCGACATAACCGCAGGTGTGTTCAACGATCTCATTAGTTTAAGAAAGTTGAGTTTATTGGACAATCGCATCAAGTACAAAAGCAGTTCAGCATTGCCCTCGGCGCCGTTCTCTCGACTTTCTCGCCTGGAGACTTTGGCCATGGCGGGACAACACAGCAGGGGCAGGTTCCAGCTGCCTCGCAACTTCCTGCAAGGTTTGACCAACCTTCTGATTTTTGACGCCAGGAATGTCCACCTTACGTCCTTGCACCAAGACACGTTCAAGTACACACCTCGGCTTCAGAAGCTTGACATCAGTTCAAATGAGCTCACAGATGTCTCCCCCAGGTTGTTTGATCCTATCCAGGATCTCCGAAGCCTCTACATTTCAAGAACCTCTCTTCTGTCACTAGATTTCCTAAATGATGCCAACCTTACCAACCTAGAGTTCCTACAAGCACGAAGGAACCAGTATTCTGTCATCACAAAGGAACAAATGGGAGCCCTTCCTGCTCTGGTGTATTTGGATCTTCAAGGGAACAGTTTCTTATGTGCCTGCGACAACACCTGGTTCCTCCAGTGGTTGAACAAAACAGAAACCCAAGTGTTTGACGCCTATAACTTTGTATGCAACTACCCCCAGCACCTTAAAGGCATAAAGCTGCTGGACCTTGACGTTCGATCCTGCTCGATAGACGTGGAGTTCATCTACTTCATCTCCACCACATGCGCCATCCTCCTTTTTCAGCTGGCGGCCTTCACCTACCACTTCCTGCGATGGCAGCTGGCCTACGCCTACCACCTCTTCCTGGCTCTGCTCTACAAGAGGAAATTCAGGAACAGGCAGCCCGAGTGTCTCTACGACGCCTTCGTGTCTTACAACACGCACGACGAAGACTGGGTCTTCAGGGAGCTGCTGCCCAAACTTGAGGAAGAGCAGGGCTGGAAGTTGTGCCTGCACCACCGAGACTTTGAGCCAG GGAAGCCCATCATTGACAACATCACACAGGCCATCTATGCCAGCAGAAAGACAATCTGTGTGATCAGTCGCAGATATCTGGAGAGCGAGTGGTGCTCCAGAGAGATTCAGGTGGCCAG CTTTCGCCTGTTTGACGAGCACAAGGATGTTCTCATCCTGGTCTTCCTGGAGGACATTCCCGTCTGGGAGCTGTCTCCTTACTACCGCATGAGGAAGCTGTTGAAGAAGTGGACCTTCCTGAGCTGGCCCCGGGCGGCCCAGTGCACCGACCTCTTCTGGGAGAAGCTCCGGCAGGCTCTGAAGACCAGAAACAACGTGGGCGGGGAACTGTTGCTCCTCACCGTGAAGGACAGCACGTGA